The segment TCGCGGTCGCATCTTCAGCCATGCCCCACGAGTTCCACCTCTGCGACGTGTTCGCCACGGAACGCTACGCCGGGAACCAGCTCGCGGTGATCCCGGACGCGGGCGACCTCTCGACCGACGAGATGCAGGCCGTCGCCAACGAGATGAACTACTCGGAGTCGACGTTCGTCACCGGCAGCGACGACGAGGGCTGGGACGTGCGCATCTTCACCCCCAACAGCGAGATCCCGTTCGCGGGCCACCCGACGCTCGGGACCGCGGCGGTCGTCCGCGAGCACCTCGCGGATGACGACCCGGACCCGGTCACCCTCCACCTCGAAGTCGGCGACGTGCCGGTCCGCGTCGAGGGGGAGTCCGACGACCCGCTGTACTGGATGAACCAGCAGCCGCCCGAGTTCGGCGAGACGTTCGACCGCGAGACGGCCGCCGCCGCGCTCGGCCTCTCCGCGGAGGACGTGCGAGATGACCTCCCCGTCCAGTGGGTGTCGACCGGGCTGCCGACGGTCGTCGTCCCCCTCCAGGACCGCGCTGCCCTCGAACGTGCCGAGGTCGACCTCGACGGCTACGCGGCGCTGACGGGCGACCACGACGGGAAGAACGTGCTCGCGTTCTGTCCGGAGCCGCGCGACCCGGCCCACGACTACGCCGACCGCGTGTTCGCGCCGTTCTACGGCGTGACGGAGGACCCGGCGACGGGCTCCTCGAACGGCTGTCTCGCGGGCTACCTGGTCCGGCACCGGGACGAGCCGCTCGACGCGGTCGTCGAGCAGGGCTACGAGATGAGCCGGCCGTCGCTGCTCCACCTCGTCGCCGGGGAGCGAGACGGGAGCGACGGAGACGGTGAGATCGAGGTGCAGGTCGGTGGCCGGGTCGTGCCGGTCGCACGCGGCGAGCTGTACTGAGTCCGGAAACGACACACGCGACGAACGACCGTACCGTCGACGGTGCGGTGCCCGCGAAATTTATACAGATACCTCCCCAACCCCCGCCTGTGAGCGCCCGTACCACGGCCCTCGACGCGGTTGTGTTCGGCGTGGACATCCAGAGCGGGGACGTCCGGGGGGACGCCCCGTCGTACGCGCTCGTCGCCTTCGACGGCGAGTCCGTCGAGCGCGATGTCGTCACCTACCGGAAGCTGCGCCGACGCATCGACGACGAGGAGCCAGCCATCGTCGCCACCGACAACATGTACGAACTCGCCGAGGACAAGGACGCCCTCGTCCACTTCCTCGGTAGCCTGCCGGACGAGACACGGCTCGTGCAGGTGACGGGCGACGAACAGCCCGAACCCCTCTCGCGCGTCGCCTCCCGCCACGGCGTCCCCTACGGGAAGGACCCCATGAAGGAGGCCGAGGCCGCCGCGCGCCTCGCCGCCGCGAACGTCGGCTACGAGGTCAGCGCCTTCACCGACACGACGACGGTGAAGGTGTCCCGTGGCCGCTCGACCGGCAGCGGCGGCTGGAGCCAGGACCGCTACACCCGGCGCATCCACGGCAACGTCAAGACCCGCTCGCGGGAGGTCGCCTCGAAGCTGGACGACGCCGGGCTCGACTTCGAGCGCGACGTGACCGAGAAGTACGGCGGCTACGCCAACGCCGTCTTCACCGTCGACGCCCACCCAGCCGACATCCCCGTCTCCCGCGGCCGCTCGGGCGACACGCGAATCGAGATCGAGCGGGAGCGCCGCGACGGCATCGAGTTCGAACCGCTGGCGAAGCGCCGCGACCACGTCATCGTCGGGATGGACCCCGGCACGACCACGGCGGTCGCCGTCGTCTCCCTCGACGGGCAGGTCCACGACGTGCTCTCGACGCGAACAGCCGACACCGCCGCCGTCATCGAGTGGGTCATCGAGCGCGGGCGGCCCGTCATCGTCGCCGCCGACGTGGAGCCGATGCCCGAGACCGTCGAGAAGGTCCGCCGGAGCTTCGACGCCGCCCCCTGGATTCCCACCTCGGACCTCCCGATCGACGAGAAGCAGCACCGGACCCGCGAGACCGGCTACGACAACGACCACGAGCGCGACGCACTCGCCGCCGCGCTGTTCGCCTTCGACGACCACGAGGACCAGTTCGAGCGCATCGCCCGGAAGACCCCACCCGCGCTCGACCGGGGCGTCGTCATCTCGCGCGTGCTCGCGGGGGAGGGCGGCGTCGAGGCCGTCGTCTCGGACCTCATCGAGGAGGACGAAGAGGACGAGGAGGAACACGAGCACGACCCGCGCGAGCTCACCGCAGAGGAGAAGCGCATCCGCGACCTCGAACGCCAGGTCGAGCGACTCCAGTCCCACGTCGACGAGCTACAGGACACCGTCTCGGAGAAGGACGAGCGCATCGACGAGCTCGAATCGGAGCTCTCCGATGCCCGCCGCGAGGAGCGCCGCGAGGCCAGAGAGCGCCGCACCGTCACCCGACTCGAACGTCGGAACAACGCGCTCGAACGCGACGTCGCGGACCGCGAGGAGACCATCGAGGCGCTGGAGGGCAAGCTCGACCGCCTGAAGGAGCTCTGGAAGCTCGACCACTCGAACTTCGCCGACGTCGAGGAGAAGAAACGGGGCCTCGTCCCGGTCAAGCCGGTCGCGAAGTTCACGAAGGGTGCCATAGAGGACGCCCATGACCGCTACGGGCTCGCCCCCGACGACGTGGTCTACCTGCGCGACGCCTCCGGCGCGGGCCGGTCGACCGCCGAGAAGCTCGTCAAACACGAACCCCGCGTCGTCCTCAAGGAGGGCGGGCTCTCCGACGTCGCCGACGAGGTGCTGTTCGAGCACGGGATTCCCGTCGGCCCCGCGGACGACGTGGCGATGCAGGAGGTCGACGAGCTCGCCGTCGCCCGCGAGGACGACGTGGAGTCGGTCATCGAGGACTGGGAGGAGCGCGCGGAAGAGCGCAAGAAGGACCGGAAGTCGGAGATGGTCGACCGGCTCATCAGCGAGCACCGCGCCGACGAGGCCGGGAGCAACGCCTTCTAGAACATCCCGCCCATCCCGAGCATCCCGAGCGCGTTGCTCACGAGCGCCTTCAGGAGCAGTCCGAGCCCCGCGATGACGAGCGCGAAGCCGGCGGCGAGTTCGAGCGAGCCGAAGTAGCCGATCATCCCGATACCTGCGAGGACGAACAGGAACCCGATAGCGCCGGAGATCCCGAGCATCTTCGCGTACTTCGCCGGACCGGACGAGCCTCCGCCCGGACTCATGTCGGCAGCCATGTCACGCAGTCCACCGCCGAGCCGAATGAACGTGGTGGTTTGTCCTTCGAACTGGCAGATACGCGTCTCGGTGCGGAACTGTCCGCCGCGACCCACCGGTCCCGTGGACGAGGGAGGCCGACACCGTCAGCAGCCGGGCCGAAACGCATCCTACAAGAATTAAAAGTAGTGGCATCCATACGGGGACACATGAGTGACAACGACGACGGTGGCCGACGAAACCTGCGGATGCCGGAGGACGACGAGGTGTTCGCGACGGTGACGAACATGCTCGGTGCGAACCGGGTCCGTGTCCGCTGTGCCGACGGCGTCGAGCGCACGGCCCGGATTCCGGGCAAGATGCAGAAACGGGTCTGGATCCGGGAGGACGACGTGGTGCTCGTCGAACCGTGGGACTGGCAGGACGAGAAGGCCGACATCACGTGGCGCTACGAGAAACAGGACGCCGACCAGCTCCGCGACGAGGGGCACATCTGAGCCGTCTCGTAACCGGGATACCCACCCTTTTACGCGTCCGTCACGTTATCCTGCCGTAGATGAGCGACGAGTACGGACTGGTGGAACCGGAGGCGGTCGACGAGCCGGGCGACGAGTGGGAGGCCATCGACGTGTCCGACACCGAGGCCGACCGCATCGCCCGCAAGCGCGACCGGAAGTTCGACCAGTTCAGAAAGCGCATCAAGGACAACGAGTCGCTGAAGGTCGAGGCGTCGGTGTTCGACGACGCGACCTACGCCGCCCTCTACAAGCTCGTACAGGACGGCTGGGTCGACGCGCTGGGCGGCCCCATCTCGACCGGGAAGGAGGCCAACGTCTACTCCGCCCTCGGCGGCGACGGCGCGGCCGACGTGCTCGGTGCGGAGGCCCCCGAGGTCGCCATCAAGGTGTACCGCATCAACGCCTCGGACTTCCGCGACATGCGCGACTACCTCGTCGGCGACCCCCGATTCGAGGGCATCGGTGGGAAGAAGTCCCAGGTCGTCATCGCGTGGGTGCGCAAGGAGTACGCGAACCTCCAGCGCGCCCGCCGTGCCGGCGTCCGCGTTCCCTATCCGCTCGCCGTCGAGCGGAACGTCCTCGTCATGGAGTACATCGGCGCGGAGGAGGGCCGGGCGAAGCGCCTCGCCGAGGTGAACGTCGAGAACCCCCGGACCGCATACGAGGTCGTCCGCGAGTACATGCGCCGGCTCCACACCGCCGGGCTGGTCCACGGCGACCTCTCCGAGTACAACATGGTCATCCACGACGGCGAGCTGGTGATCATCGACCTCGGGCAGGCGGTGACGGTCCACCACCCGAACGCCGAGGAGTTCCTCGAACGCGACTGCCGGAACGTGGCCGCCTTCTTCTCCCGCCAGGGCATCGACGTGACCGGCGAGGAGCTCTACGAGTTCGTCGTCGAGGACGACGAGCGGTTCTGATCATCGGCGACGGACGCCGAGTGCGCCGAGTGCGAGCAGCGCAGCGAGCGTTCCTGACACGCCGAATCCGGGGATCGACCCGTCGTCGTCGGTGTCGTCGGGGTCGGACATCCCGAGGGTCGGCGTCGTGGCGGTGTCCGTGGTAGCTGTCGTCCCCACGTCTCGCGGGGTCGGTGTTGCCGACGATGTGGGTGTCGCCGTCGGTGTCGCGGTCTCCTCGGGCGGTTCGACGACGGCCATCGCGGTCACGGGCTCGCCGTTGTGCAGGTAGGGTTCGTCTGCCTGGTCGAACTCCCCGTCGCGGTCCACGTCGCGGTAGGCGACGGCGACGACGGTCGTCGGCTCGTCGATGGCGTCGTCGAACTGCACGCCGACCTGTTCGGGCTCGGTTCCCGGGTACACGTACGACGAGGCTCCCAGGAAGACGGCGGGGTCACCGACCTCTCGGAGCACGACGAAGCCGCCCCAGGTGAGCGTCGCGTTCTCGACGGTCGTCCCCCACCGTGCGGTGTCGTTGCGGAACGAGAGCGACGCCTCGCGCGGGTGGACCGCGGCGGGAACCGCGTCGCCGATGCCGGTCCCGTTGGAGCGGACGTGTAGCTCGTACCCGTCGCCGTACTCGCCGGTGAGGTTCAGGCCGGCGGTGAACCGGAACTCGGTGCTGTCGCCGCCGTCGGTCCGCTCGACGGTCGCCCGGTCGCTGGCGACGACGCGGCCGGTCGTCGCGTTCACCAGCTCGACCGTCACCGGCGTCGACGGTGGGAGTACGGCGTCCCCGCTGACGGTCGCGTTCGCCTCCGGCTGGAGCCGGTACACCTCCGACCTGTAGCCGCCCGGTACGTCGATGTCGGCCGTCCCGACCGATATCGTCCGGTTCATCGGCGGCTCCCCGTCGGGGAACTCGTCGAACCCGGCGTAGAACTCCTCCTCCGGGCGGAGCTCCGCGGCGTGCAGTTCGGCATCCGCTGGGTCACCGTAGACCGTCTCGACCGCCCACGTGTCGACGACGACGTGGTACGTCGCCGGCCGGTCGCCAGCGACGACCGTCAGGTTCGCCGCGTCCGAGAGGTCGACGACCTTCGGTTCCTGCTGCGGCGTCGGATTGGTCTGGGTCACCCAGAGCCGCGACCCGTTCGTCTGCGTGGCGGCGAACCGTTCGGTGAGGCTCGCGCCGGAGGCGTTCGAGACGTTCCTCGCGAGGGCCTGCGACTGCACCGTGACGACCAGCCGGTCACCCGGGAAGAAGACGGGGTCGCTCGGTTCGTCGAGCCCGACGTGGTCGGGGAGACTCGTCGGACTGGTGCCGTTCGGGACGCGGTGGAGCCGGACGGTCGTGTCGTTCCGGGGGAGGGTGTCTGTCGGACTATTCAGTTCGGCGGTGTCACCGTGACCGACCGTGGCGACGCCGACGACGGGGAGGAGCGTCGCCGTGACGACGAGCAGCGTCACCACTGTCACGGTTCGCGGGGACTGTGGCATGAGTTGGCATGAACTGCCGCGGTACAAATCTCTTGTCCTGAAACCGAAAGCGACGGGTCGACCGTCTCACCGGTGCCTGAGCACGACGAGGGCACAGAGAGCGAGGAGCGCCGCGAGCGTCCCGCTGATGCCGAACCCGGGAACCGAACCATCGTCGTCGGTCCCGTTCGGGTCGGCCATCCCGAGGGTCGGCGTCGGCTCGGGGCTCGTCGTCGCCGGCGTGTCGACGACGGACCTCGGCGTGGTCGTCGCCGTCTCATCCGGCGGTTGGATGACCGCCGTCGCGGTCACGGGCTCGCCGTCCTCCAGATACGGTTCGTCGGTAGCGTCGAGCGTCGCGTTGGCATCGACATCGCGGTAGGCGACCGCGACGACGGTCGTGCGGTTCGCGAGTGCCTCGTCGAACTGCACGATGGCACGGGTGTCCCTGGGGTAGACGTACTCCGGGCTGGCCAGCAGCTCGCCGTCGATGCTGCCGTTCCGGAGGACGACGAAGCCGCCGTGTGTGAGGTTCGTCCCGTTCAGCGTCGCCCCCCACTGGCTCGTCTGGTCGTCGAACGTGAGCGACGCCTCGCGGGGGACGACCTCGAGTGGAACGCGGCTGGACATGACCGTCCCGTTACGGACGACCCGGACGACGTAGTCGACCCCCTGCTCGGCGTCGTACTCGAAGGTCGCGGCGAAGTTTGAGTCGGGCCGCCACCGTGGTCCGCTGGAGCGAGTCGGGGTCGTCCGCTCCCGTGCGAGCACAGTCGACGAGTTCACCTCGATCAGTTCGACGGTGAGCGGCACCGAGAGCGGGAGGGTCGTCTCGCCGGTGACGGTCAGGTTCGTGGACGGCCGGAACAGAAGCGTCGACCCGACGCTGTCGTCCGTGATGGTTGCATCGGGGGTGGCTATTTCGGCCGTCCTGTTCGGCGACAACTCGGTCGGCTGCGGTGCGAACTCGTCGAACAGGTTGAACCCGGCGAGGTACGTCGAACCGATGGTGGCGTACGGCGGTCCTCCCCGTCTGGTGTCGGCGTTGGGTTCCCCACGGAAGATGTCGGCCGCCGAGCGGTCCGGGACGACGTGGTACGTCGCCGGTGCGTCGCCAGTGACGACCGTGACGTTCGCCGTGTCGGCGAGGTCGAACACCGACGGCGGTGCGTGGCCGGGTCGGTAGTCGTAGCCAACGAGGAGTCTCATATCCTCGGCCCAGGCTGCACCGAACCGCTCGGTCAGGTTGTCGCCGGGTGCATCCTCGACCGCGGCGGCGATGACCGCCGACTGGACGGTGACGACGGGGTCGTCGCTGAGCAGCACCGTCGGCGTGCTCGGGCCGTGGAGACCGACGTAGTCCGGGAGGTTTGTCGGGTCGGTGTCGTTGGACACTCGCTGGAGTCGGAGTCGCGGCTCGGCGAGCGACTCGTTCGGCACGACCGCGGTGTCGACGCGCTCGGTCACCTGTGTCTCGCCCCAGTCCGCACTCGCGACGACGGAGAGGTCGGCATCGTCGGGGAGTTCGGTGGCGTCGATGGTGGTGGACCAGCCGTTCGGTCTCCCCGGCCAGATGTCCGGCCCCGAGCTGTTCGCTCGGACCGTCGCGGTCGTCGTTGCGACAGCCTCGCCGTCGGCGGTCTCGACGCGCACGTCGACGCTGGTGCCGGGCGGGAGCGAGGTCGTCCCGTGGACCGTCGCGCCCGTCCTGTCGACGAGTGCGATGCCGGGCGCTCGTGGGGCGACGGTCAGTGTGGGCGGTGTTCGGGTGAGGCGGGCGTGCTCGGGCGGGCCATCCTGGCGTTCGAGGTCGGCCGTGAAGTAGAGCCGGCCGGTGCCGGGTTCGTGGGGTCCCTGCTCCAGTTCGGTGGGCGAGGGGGCGAACGAAAGCGGCCCGCCGGTCCCGTCGCCGACGTACTGCAACTCGGTGTCGTCGGTGGCCGGAACCGCCGGGAGGTCGCGCGGTTCGGTGACGAGGTGGTACGTGTCCGGGGAGTCACCACGGACGACCGTCGCGTTCGCGGGGGACAGCGCGGCGAACCGTGTCTCCATCGCCCCGTCCTGCCAGGCCCAGAGCCTGAGGTTCAGAGCGGGGCCGTCCGCAACGGAGAGGAACCGTTCGGTGCGGTTCGTGCCGGTGGCGTTCCGGACCTGCTCGTCGAGTCCCGGGAGCCGGACCCGGACGACGAACGACCCGTTGGGCGGAACGACGTTCGACTGGCGGGACAGGTTCCCGATGTGGTCCGGCAGGTCGTCGGCGTCGTCCACGCTCCCGGTGAGTCCCGGTGGCCCGGCCCAGAGGCTGACCGCCGTGTCGTTTTCGGTGGGAGACTCGACCGTCGGCACAGTCGGTGCCGCCGCGTCGACCGGGCCATCGTTCCCACCCGTCGGCGCACCCACGCCGACGGCCGGGAGGATGGCCGCCGCGACGACAAGCGCGGTGATGACCACCACGAACTGCGGAGGGTGTGACATATCACACGACTGCTCGCTCGGTGGGCATAAGTCTCGTGCAGCACCCGCCAGACTCCGAAACGATGAAACCCGATGCCCGACTACGTATGGGTATGCAGTCCGCTCCCGCCTGGCGCTGGCACGAGTCCTCGGGAGCGGACAGTATCGCGCTCGGCGTCGACGCGGCGTAACCGGGTCGCCGGCGGCGCGGTGCTCACTCGTTCTCTCGCGCATCGCTCGCCAGCCAGCGGTTTCACCATCCACAGATGACGACAGACGACACCACGACAGGACAGCACGATTCGAACACACCGGCCGACGACAACGCGGCCAGCGACGACGAGGACCACTTCACCGTCACTCCGTACGACGTGTCGGGGACGGTCGACTACGACCGGCTGCTCGAACGGTTCGGGGCGGACCGGCTCACCGACGAGCAGGTGGGACGGTTCCCCGACCACCCGATGCTCCGGCGACGCATCTACTACGCCGGCCGGAGCGTGGACCGGTATCTGGACGCCGCCGAGGCGGGCGAGACGCACTCCATCGTCACCGGCGTCGGGCCCTCTGGCCCGATGCACCTCGGCCACGCGCTCGTGTTCTACCTCGCGAAGGAACTGCAGGACGCGACCGGGGCGGAGGTGCTCATCCCGCTCTCGGACGACGAGAAGTACTACGCGAAGGACCTCACCTACGAGGAGATCTCGGAGTACCGCGACGAGAACCTGCGCGACCTGCTCGCGGTCGGCTTCGACCCCGAGAAGACGACCATCGTGGTCGACACGGAGGACGCGGACGTGATGTACCCGGTCGCGAGCGCGCTCGCCCGGCACCTCACGCAGTCGACGGTCGACGCGACGTACGGCGAACCCGACAACGTCGGGCTCTCGTTCTACCCGGCGGTCCAGGCGGCCCACCTGCTGTTGCCCCAGCTCGTCCACGGCGAGCACCCGACGCTGGTGCCGGTCGCGGTCGACCAGGACCCGCACGTCCGGGTGTGTCGTGACGTGGCCGCGAAGGAGCGCTTCCCCGTCTCGAAGCCGGGCGCGCTGCTCGGGCGGTTCCTCCCGACGCTCGACGGCCCCGGGAAGATGTCCGCCAGCGACGACGTGCCGGCCATCGACCTCACCGACGAGCCCGACGACGTCCGCGACGTCATCCGCGAACACGCGTTCACCGGCGGCCGTGCGAGCGTCGCCGAACACCGCGAGCACGGCGGCGACCCGAGCGTCGACGTGCCGTTCCAGTACCTCCGCTTCTTCTTCGAGCGCGACGACGACGAGCTGGCCCGGATCGAGGAGTCCTACCGGGAGGGCGAGCTGCTCAGCGGCGAGCTGAAGGAGCTCGCGTCGGACCGCATCGGCGAGTTCCTGAGCGCACACCAGCGTCGTCGGGCGGCACTGGGAGAGCTCGACTCCGAACTCGACCCCTACCGGCTGACCGACGCGGAGCGCGAGCGCGCCCGGCAGGCAGTCGGGCTGCGCGGGTAGGGCTGACGGCCGGGCGGTCGCGCCGCCAGCCGGCGATAACGCGATACCCTCCCGGCGCGTCAGGTCCGACATGACCGACCGGGACGACGCGGACTGGACGGGGCCCGGCGAGGCCTTCGCGACGCTGGGCAACGAGACGCGGGTGG is part of the Haloarchaeobius litoreus genome and harbors:
- the rio1 gene encoding serine/threonine-protein kinase Rio1, which gives rise to MSDEYGLVEPEAVDEPGDEWEAIDVSDTEADRIARKRDRKFDQFRKRIKDNESLKVEASVFDDATYAALYKLVQDGWVDALGGPISTGKEANVYSALGGDGAADVLGAEAPEVAIKVYRINASDFRDMRDYLVGDPRFEGIGGKKSQVVIAWVRKEYANLQRARRAGVRVPYPLAVERNVLVMEYIGAEEGRAKRLAEVNVENPRTAYEVVREYMRRLHTAGLVHGDLSEYNMVIHDGELVIIDLGQAVTVHHPNAEEFLERDCRNVAAFFSRQGIDVTGEELYEFVVEDDERF
- a CDS encoding DUF7282 domain-containing protein, coding for MSHPPQFVVVITALVVAAAILPAVGVGAPTGGNDGPVDAAAPTVPTVESPTENDTAVSLWAGPPGLTGSVDDADDLPDHIGNLSRQSNVVPPNGSFVVRVRLPGLDEQVRNATGTNRTERFLSVADGPALNLRLWAWQDGAMETRFAALSPANATVVRGDSPDTYHLVTEPRDLPAVPATDDTELQYVGDGTGGPLSFAPSPTELEQGPHEPGTGRLYFTADLERQDGPPEHARLTRTPPTLTVAPRAPGIALVDRTGATVHGTTSLPPGTSVDVRVETADGEAVATTTATVRANSSGPDIWPGRPNGWSTTIDATELPDDADLSVVASADWGETQVTERVDTAVVPNESLAEPRLRLQRVSNDTDPTNLPDYVGLHGPSTPTVLLSDDPVVTVQSAVIAAAVEDAPGDNLTERFGAAWAEDMRLLVGYDYRPGHAPPSVFDLADTANVTVVTGDAPATYHVVPDRSAADIFRGEPNADTRRGGPPYATIGSTYLAGFNLFDEFAPQPTELSPNRTAEIATPDATITDDSVGSTLLFRPSTNLTVTGETTLPLSVPLTVELIEVNSSTVLARERTTPTRSSGPRWRPDSNFAATFEYDAEQGVDYVVRVVRNGTVMSSRVPLEVVPREASLTFDDQTSQWGATLNGTNLTHGGFVVLRNGSIDGELLASPEYVYPRDTRAIVQFDEALANRTTVVAVAYRDVDANATLDATDEPYLEDGEPVTATAVIQPPDETATTTPRSVVDTPATTSPEPTPTLGMADPNGTDDDGSVPGFGISGTLAALLALCALVVLRHR
- a CDS encoding DUF7470 family protein encodes the protein MAADMSPGGGSSGPAKYAKMLGISGAIGFLFVLAGIGMIGYFGSLELAAGFALVIAGLGLLLKALVSNALGMLGMGGMF
- a CDS encoding DUF7282 domain-containing protein, giving the protein MPQSPRTVTVVTLLVVTATLLPVVGVATVGHGDTAELNSPTDTLPRNDTTVRLHRVPNGTSPTSLPDHVGLDEPSDPVFFPGDRLVVTVQSQALARNVSNASGASLTERFAATQTNGSRLWVTQTNPTPQQEPKVVDLSDAANLTVVAGDRPATYHVVVDTWAVETVYGDPADAELHAAELRPEEEFYAGFDEFPDGEPPMNRTISVGTADIDVPGGYRSEVYRLQPEANATVSGDAVLPPSTPVTVELVNATTGRVVASDRATVERTDGGDSTEFRFTAGLNLTGEYGDGYELHVRSNGTGIGDAVPAAVHPREASLSFRNDTARWGTTVENATLTWGGFVVLREVGDPAVFLGASSYVYPGTEPEQVGVQFDDAIDEPTTVVAVAYRDVDRDGEFDQADEPYLHNGEPVTAMAVVEPPEETATPTATPTSSATPTPRDVGTTATTDTATTPTLGMSDPDDTDDDGSIPGFGVSGTLAALLALGALGVRRR
- a CDS encoding tryptophan--tRNA ligase, with protein sequence MTTDDTTTGQHDSNTPADDNAASDDEDHFTVTPYDVSGTVDYDRLLERFGADRLTDEQVGRFPDHPMLRRRIYYAGRSVDRYLDAAEAGETHSIVTGVGPSGPMHLGHALVFYLAKELQDATGAEVLIPLSDDEKYYAKDLTYEEISEYRDENLRDLLAVGFDPEKTTIVVDTEDADVMYPVASALARHLTQSTVDATYGEPDNVGLSFYPAVQAAHLLLPQLVHGEHPTLVPVAVDQDPHVRVCRDVAAKERFPVSKPGALLGRFLPTLDGPGKMSASDDVPAIDLTDEPDDVRDVIREHAFTGGRASVAEHREHGGDPSVDVPFQYLRFFFERDDDELARIEESYREGELLSGELKELASDRIGEFLSAHQRRRAALGELDSELDPYRLTDAERERARQAVGLRG
- a CDS encoding PhzF family phenazine biosynthesis protein; protein product: MPHEFHLCDVFATERYAGNQLAVIPDAGDLSTDEMQAVANEMNYSESTFVTGSDDEGWDVRIFTPNSEIPFAGHPTLGTAAVVREHLADDDPDPVTLHLEVGDVPVRVEGESDDPLYWMNQQPPEFGETFDRETAAAALGLSAEDVRDDLPVQWVSTGLPTVVVPLQDRAALERAEVDLDGYAALTGDHDGKNVLAFCPEPRDPAHDYADRVFAPFYGVTEDPATGSSNGCLAGYLVRHRDEPLDAVVEQGYEMSRPSLLHLVAGERDGSDGDGEIEVQVGGRVVPVARGELY
- a CDS encoding DUF460 domain-containing protein, translating into MSARTTALDAVVFGVDIQSGDVRGDAPSYALVAFDGESVERDVVTYRKLRRRIDDEEPAIVATDNMYELAEDKDALVHFLGSLPDETRLVQVTGDEQPEPLSRVASRHGVPYGKDPMKEAEAAARLAAANVGYEVSAFTDTTTVKVSRGRSTGSGGWSQDRYTRRIHGNVKTRSREVASKLDDAGLDFERDVTEKYGGYANAVFTVDAHPADIPVSRGRSGDTRIEIERERRDGIEFEPLAKRRDHVIVGMDPGTTTAVAVVSLDGQVHDVLSTRTADTAAVIEWVIERGRPVIVAADVEPMPETVEKVRRSFDAAPWIPTSDLPIDEKQHRTRETGYDNDHERDALAAALFAFDDHEDQFERIARKTPPALDRGVVISRVLAGEGGVEAVVSDLIEEDEEDEEEHEHDPRELTAEEKRIRDLERQVERLQSHVDELQDTVSEKDERIDELESELSDARREERREARERRTVTRLERRNNALERDVADREETIEALEGKLDRLKELWKLDHSNFADVEEKKRGLVPVKPVAKFTKGAIEDAHDRYGLAPDDVVYLRDASGAGRSTAEKLVKHEPRVVLKEGGLSDVADEVLFEHGIPVGPADDVAMQEVDELAVAREDDVESVIEDWEERAEERKKDRKSEMVDRLISEHRADEAGSNAF
- the eif1A gene encoding translation initiation factor eIF-1A: MSDNDDGGRRNLRMPEDDEVFATVTNMLGANRVRVRCADGVERTARIPGKMQKRVWIREDDVVLVEPWDWQDEKADITWRYEKQDADQLRDEGHI